A stretch of the Rosa rugosa chromosome 5, drRosRugo1.1, whole genome shotgun sequence genome encodes the following:
- the LOC133708630 gene encoding uncharacterized protein LOC133708630 yields MSDWGPVFIAVVLFVLLSPGLLFQVPGRHGCVEFGSFHTSGAAIMVHSLLYFALICVFLLAIKVHFYLG; encoded by the coding sequence ATGTCTGACTGGGGACCGGTGTTTATTGCGGTGGTGCTGTTCGTGCTGTTGTCGCCAGGTCTGCTGTTCCAGGTGCCGGGGCGGCACGGGTGCGTGGAGTTTGGAAGCTTTCACACGAGCGGCGCAGCCATAATGGTTCACTCCCTCCTCTACTTTGCTCTCATTTGCGTCTTCTTGTTGGCCATTAAGGTCCACTTTTACCTTGGTTAA
- the LOC133708629 gene encoding uncharacterized protein LOC133708629, whose protein sequence is MADWGPVVIAVVLFVLLSPGLLFQLPGKGRVVEFGNMQTSGLSILVHTIIFFGLITIFLIAIGVHIYTG, encoded by the coding sequence ATGGCAGATTGGGGACCAGTGGTGATAGCGGTGGTGTTGTTTGTGCTGTTAAGTCCGGGGCTACTGTTTCAGCTGCCGGGGAAGGGCAGAGTGGTGGAGTTTGGCAACATGCAAACCAGTGGACTATCCATCCTCGTCCACACCATCATCTTCTTTGGCCTCATCACCATCTTCCTCATCGCCATTGGCGTTCACATCTACACTGGATGA